One Malania oleifera isolate guangnan ecotype guangnan chromosome 9, ASM2987363v1, whole genome shotgun sequence DNA segment encodes these proteins:
- the LOC131164431 gene encoding uncharacterized protein LOC131164431 isoform X1: MDLSSLPEAQQQQLHQLHQQFQEHQLQQQQQQQQQQQLQQQQQQQQQQVDYVSSQVQTYDPSQVQAYDQSSYYSYYHQYQPQQNQSQQQQQQQQQHQYPYYQHDYANAYPQQPHQQPSQPESVPVQPPGVPMPHEVAAPAAAGVMDSGASAGVPHGQVQVQHQQNAYYPQGTGEQQIPPGLNPAAAAAVAALSQLSQFAGTMDAAERAMAGLQGRQWQPKAGGYGPMMGPGAGPFPMPGPMHGPGPMRPPVGRPSYRGGGRRGGGPFRGGGRGNFGPPNPRSGGSGPPFRGRGRGRGHGRGGSKRFPSHGASTSSQLGPPTAEDGGSTEEEDESAPAVGEETPQEAVSELASGKAASNKRPPQAVWCELCRVDCTSMEILEQHKNGKRHKKNLQRLEESKNANKPIAEAQTEQNPLADSKPEVTLQPDNNQESEETNQTLPEGLPAEADSKEVQTETEQQNDTAEQAEIPQEQLSDSQVKKPWVDQSDSWRRGMKRKMRGGRGGKRMRTFDAPRRPMEPPKPKVVIPLICDLCNVKCDTQEIFDRHLAGKKHISKLKRFEGHQAMYGPMGLKALYPPNPIAQALFLPQGPPQALYGPQASFPPPGAYMPPQAHQAALPPAAGSDARFQQNAQFQQNPMPQGLETYVYGSQTATTMVPEAQWQPVAADAEAKQAVIVKTNPVNGISEPQITGFNPPVDNGGGAEHAIPVAPESAAPATGYGATVDHFNLPVLDMQAKEGAAE; this comes from the exons ATGGATCTCTCCTCCCTTCCCGAAGCCCAGCAGCAACAGCTTCATCAACTCCATCAACAGTTCCAAGAACATCAgcttcaacaacaacaacaacaacaacaacagcagcagcttcagcagcagcaacaacagcagcagcaacagGTAGATTACGTGTCGTCTCAGGTTCAAACCTACGATCCGTCTCAGGTTCAAGCCTACGATCAGTCAAGCTATTACTCATACTATCATCAATACCAGCCACAGCAGAATCAGTCGCagcaacaacaacagcaacagcAACAACATCAGTACCCTTATTATCAGCACGATTATGCCAATGCGTACCCGCAGCAGCCGCATCAGCAGCCTTCCCAGCCTGAATCGGTCCCGGTCCAGCCACCCGGGGTTCCTATGCCGCACGAGGTGGCAGCGCCGGCAGCTGCGGGGGTCATGGACAGCGGCGCCTCTGCGGGGGTGCCACATGGGCAGGTTCAGGTGCAGCATCAGCAGAATGCGTATTATCCGCAGGGTACGGGGGAGCAGCAGATTCCCCCAGGGCTGAATCCTGCAGCAGCAGCGGCAGTGGCCGCGTTGTCCCAGCTGTCGCAGTTTGCCGGAACAATGGACGCGGCTGAGCGAGCCATGGCCGGGTTGCAGGGGCGGCAATGGCAACCAAAGGCAGGGGGCTATGGGCCGATGATGGGGCCTGGTGCTGGGCCATTTCCGATGCCTGGGCCGATGCATGGACCTGGTCCAATGCGCCCACCG GTTGGTCGGCCTTCATACAGGGGTGGTGGTAGAAGGGGTGGTGGACCATTTAGGGGTGGTGGTCGTGGAAACTTTGGCCCTCCAAATCCCAGATCAGGTGGCTCGGGTCCACCTTTTCGTGGGAGAGGGAGAGGAAGGGGTCATGGTCGGGGTGGTTCAAAGCGCTTCCCATCACATGGTGCATCAACATCTTCTCAACTGGGCCCACCTACCGCTGAAGATGGAGGATCGACTGAAGAGGAGGATGAATCCGCACCAGCTGTAGGCGAGGAGACACCTCAAGAGGCAGTATCTGAACTAGCATCAGGGAAGGCAGCTTCAAACAAGCGACCTCCACAGGCTGTGTGGTGTGAACTGTGTAGGGTTGATTGCACGAGTATGGAAATTCTTGAGCAGCACAAGAATGGAAAGCGGCATAAAAAGAACCTGCAGAGGTTAGAAGAGTCAAAAAATGCTAACAAACCAATAGCTGAAGCTCAGACTGAGCAAAATCCTCTAGCTGACTCCAAGCCAGAAGTCACTTTGCAGCCTGACAATAACCAGGAAAGTGAAGAGACCAATCAAACCCTTCCAGAAGGTTTGCCTGCCGAAGCTGATTCAAAAGAAGTTCAGACAGAAACTGAGCAGCAAAATGATACAGCGGAACAAGCTGAAATCCCTCAGGAGCAGCTCTCCGATTCACAAGTGAAGAAACCTTGGGTGGATCAGTCTGATAGCTGGCGTCGTGGCATGAAGCGCAAGATGAGAGGTGGTCGGGGAGGGAAGCGTATGAGAACTTTTGATGCACCCAGGCGACCAATGGAACCTCCGAAACCTAAAGTGGTTATTCCCCTAATCTGTGACTTGTGCAATGTCAAGTGTGACACACAGGAGATCTTTGACCGCCATCTTGCTGGTAAAAAGCACATTTCTAAGCTTAAACGTTTTGAAGGTCATCAAGCAATGTATGGTCCAATGGGGCTTAAGGCCCTTTACCCGCCTAACCCAATTGCACAAGCTCTTTTTCTTCCCCAGGGTCCTCCACAGGCGTTATATGGTCCTCAAGCATCATTCCCCCCGCCAGGGGCTTATATGCCTCCACAAGCTCACCAAGCAGCGCTGCCACCAGCTGCAGGTTCAGATGCTCGATTTCAACAAAATGCCCAATTTCAACAAAATCCCATGCCTCAAGGTTTGGAAACTTATGTATATGGTAGCCAGACTGCTACTACAATGGTACCTGAAGCTCAGTGGCAGCCAGTGGCAGCAGATGCAGAAGCCAAGCAAGCTGTGATCGTAAAGACAAACCCAGTAAATGGTATTTCAGAGCCTCAGATTACAGGATTCAATCCTCCTGTGGATAATGGTGGAGGAGCTGAGCATGCTATTCCAGTGGCCCCTGAATCTGCTGCTCCTGCCACCGGTTATGGAGCCACTGTCGATCATTTCAACTTGCCAGTACTTGACATGCAAGCAAAGGAAGGGGCAGCTGAGTAA
- the LOC131164431 gene encoding RNA polymerase II degradation factor 1-like isoform X2, translating to MDLSSLPEAQQQQLHQLHQQFQEHQLQQQQQQQQQQQLQQQQQQQQQQVDYVSSQVQTYDPSQVQAYDQSSYYSYYHQYQPQQNQSQQQQQQQQQHQYPYYQHDYANAYPQQPHQQPSQPESVPVQPPGVPMPHEVAAPAAAGVMDSGASAGVPHGQVQVQHQQNAYYPQGTGEQQIPPGLNPAAAAAVAALSQLSQFAGTMDAAERAMAGLQGRQWQPKAGGYGPMMGPGAGPFPMPGPMHGPGPMRPPVGRPSYRGGGRRGGGPFRGGGRGNFGPPNPRSGGSGPPFRGRGRGRGHGRGGSKRFPSHGASTSSQLGPPTAEDGGSTEEEDESAPAVGEETPQEAVSELASGKAASNKRPPQAVWCELCRVDCTSMEILEQHKNGKRHKKNLQRLEESKNANKPIAEAQTEQNPLADSKPEVTLQPDNNQESEETNQTLPEGLPAEADSKEVQTETEQQNDTAEQAEIPQEQLSDSQVKKPWVDQSDSWRRGMKRKMRGGRGGKRMRTFDAPRRPMEPPKPKVVIPLICDLCNVKCDTQEIFDRHLAGSSTGVIWSSSIIPPARGLYASTSSPSSAATSCRFRCSISTKCPISTKSHASRFGNLCIW from the exons ATGGATCTCTCCTCCCTTCCCGAAGCCCAGCAGCAACAGCTTCATCAACTCCATCAACAGTTCCAAGAACATCAgcttcaacaacaacaacaacaacaacaacagcagcagcttcagcagcagcaacaacagcagcagcaacagGTAGATTACGTGTCGTCTCAGGTTCAAACCTACGATCCGTCTCAGGTTCAAGCCTACGATCAGTCAAGCTATTACTCATACTATCATCAATACCAGCCACAGCAGAATCAGTCGCagcaacaacaacagcaacagcAACAACATCAGTACCCTTATTATCAGCACGATTATGCCAATGCGTACCCGCAGCAGCCGCATCAGCAGCCTTCCCAGCCTGAATCGGTCCCGGTCCAGCCACCCGGGGTTCCTATGCCGCACGAGGTGGCAGCGCCGGCAGCTGCGGGGGTCATGGACAGCGGCGCCTCTGCGGGGGTGCCACATGGGCAGGTTCAGGTGCAGCATCAGCAGAATGCGTATTATCCGCAGGGTACGGGGGAGCAGCAGATTCCCCCAGGGCTGAATCCTGCAGCAGCAGCGGCAGTGGCCGCGTTGTCCCAGCTGTCGCAGTTTGCCGGAACAATGGACGCGGCTGAGCGAGCCATGGCCGGGTTGCAGGGGCGGCAATGGCAACCAAAGGCAGGGGGCTATGGGCCGATGATGGGGCCTGGTGCTGGGCCATTTCCGATGCCTGGGCCGATGCATGGACCTGGTCCAATGCGCCCACCG GTTGGTCGGCCTTCATACAGGGGTGGTGGTAGAAGGGGTGGTGGACCATTTAGGGGTGGTGGTCGTGGAAACTTTGGCCCTCCAAATCCCAGATCAGGTGGCTCGGGTCCACCTTTTCGTGGGAGAGGGAGAGGAAGGGGTCATGGTCGGGGTGGTTCAAAGCGCTTCCCATCACATGGTGCATCAACATCTTCTCAACTGGGCCCACCTACCGCTGAAGATGGAGGATCGACTGAAGAGGAGGATGAATCCGCACCAGCTGTAGGCGAGGAGACACCTCAAGAGGCAGTATCTGAACTAGCATCAGGGAAGGCAGCTTCAAACAAGCGACCTCCACAGGCTGTGTGGTGTGAACTGTGTAGGGTTGATTGCACGAGTATGGAAATTCTTGAGCAGCACAAGAATGGAAAGCGGCATAAAAAGAACCTGCAGAGGTTAGAAGAGTCAAAAAATGCTAACAAACCAATAGCTGAAGCTCAGACTGAGCAAAATCCTCTAGCTGACTCCAAGCCAGAAGTCACTTTGCAGCCTGACAATAACCAGGAAAGTGAAGAGACCAATCAAACCCTTCCAGAAGGTTTGCCTGCCGAAGCTGATTCAAAAGAAGTTCAGACAGAAACTGAGCAGCAAAATGATACAGCGGAACAAGCTGAAATCCCTCAGGAGCAGCTCTCCGATTCACAAGTGAAGAAACCTTGGGTGGATCAGTCTGATAGCTGGCGTCGTGGCATGAAGCGCAAGATGAGAGGTGGTCGGGGAGGGAAGCGTATGAGAACTTTTGATGCACCCAGGCGACCAATGGAACCTCCGAAACCTAAAGTGGTTATTCCCCTAATCTGTGACTTGTGCAATGTCAAGTGTGACACACAGGAGATCTTTGACCGCCATCTTGCTG GGTCCTCCACAGGCGTTATATGGTCCTCAAGCATCATTCCCCCCGCCAGGGGCTTATATGCCTCCACAAGCTCACCAAGCAGCGCTGCCACCAGCTGCAGGTTCAGATGCTCGATTTCAACAAAATGCCCAATTTCAACAAAATCCCATGCCTCAAGGTTTGGAAACTTATGTATATGGTAG